Genomic DNA from Gimesia aquarii:
CGGTTAAGGTGGATGCACACAGTAACATCAAAACCAAACCTGAGCAGAGGCCTTTTTTCAGATAAAGTGTCGTATTCATAACTCATTCCTGTTGTTGTATGTCAAAAGAAGATTTTACTTGTATTCGGAAACGGTAAACGTGTTATTTACTGTAATTTGAGGATGCCCGAATTACAATGTGTTATTAAGAAAGTGGGGCAAATTTCTCGATTCCGAACTCGAAAGCGAAAATAGAGCAGGGTGATAAGCGGTGTGAATCATTGATCAAGTTCACCTTACTTCAATTCCGTTTCAACAGAAGAGGCACTATCTCTGCACTGCCAATTCCTTGCGGAAGATCACTTTGTCCATACCTTCAGCGTAAAAATCACGAATGCGTGCTTCTTCGTCAAAACCCTTCTTTCGATAGAATTCGCGCACGTATTCAAAATCGGGTGTCCCCGACGTCTCGACCAGCAAAATCCGAGCTGCACGAGCTGACAAAGTTTGTTCCACATAGTGTATCAATTTTTCGCCACGACCTTGCTTCTGGTGACTCGGATGGACGGCTATTAATAAGAGATTCCATGTCCCTTCAGTCATTCGCTCTGGTTCACAGTAGGCAACTCCCACCAGCCCATTGTCGTCGTCGGTAATCCATAACGGCCGTTGATCCCCAGCACTGGTCAACGATTCGACCAACATCTGTCGCAGATCTTCTAACTCATCAGGTGAGAAAAGGCCTACCTCTTCAGCCAAATGAATCAGTGAATCTGTATCTTCAGGTGTGACTGTTCGGATCATTTTTTTAAATGGTTTCGAATTTCAGAAACTAATTAGTCGTTACCGTTTCCAGTGCAAACCATGATTTATTCAAATAGCTGCAACTGCAGGCTGCCGAGGCGTCGGGAACCAGCACAAGACCACCAGCGGGAATAGCGTTGATCCAGCACCCCGGACGGACACCGCCGTAGTTTTCGATTTTTGTATTTTTGTTGAAATCGAAATAGCCAAGCGTGGCGGATCGGAAGAACATCATGTTTTCACAGCTCGCCAGGATGCCGCAACCGTACGAGCGCTTGAAATTAAACGGTTTCGGTTTTCCTGAAAGTAAATCCCAGGCGCCTCCCTGCGCGTATACGGTCTTGCCATTAATGAGCGGACGTGACTTGTAATTGGCTTTGGCCTCCCAGGTTTTTTCTCCGGTGTTGCTGTCAAAGACACTGAGCCTGCCCCCAATTTCTGAAGAGAGCCTGAAGCTTGTTGGTTGATAACTCATCAGCAACGCATTGTTTTCAGGGCTCACAGCGAGCATCGTGCCGTAGATATCCTTACCGTTTTTCCAGAGAACATAACCATCTGTTATACTCAGGCAGATCAATTGACCGGTGGGGTGGTTTCTAGTCTTGGGAAGGGGCTTTCGTTTGGACTCTTTCGTGCGATCAAACTCAGCCAGCGGACGATCGATCAAATAAATCTTATCGTCGGCAATCGCAATCGCATTGTGACGAAACGAGTCTTTGGAATCGTGCTGCCATTTCAGTCGGCCTGTTTTTACATCAAACGCAAACAGTCTGTTTGATTCGGTGAGCTGTTTTTTCATGTCTCCTGTTGTGTGATGATATCGGTAGGCAACAATATGGCTGGGGTCAGCTGCTGAACCGATGATCGCACCATCATGAAAGGCAATGTATCCCCAAGGTTGTTTCACTTCTTCTTTGCTGGAAGCATCCTTGGGTGGGGGAACTTCAAACGTTTTCACCAGTTGCCCTGTAGCAGCATCCACCTGAAAACATTTCTGCTCATGACGTACAAAAACAAAGTTGTCACCCAGGCAATAGTTACTGCCTGTTCCCGACGCCCCCATCAACTCATCGCCATCATAAGCTTTGAGAACCCCTTCGATTTTGAATTGCCATAGCTCGTGGCCGTTAAATGCATCAACGGCGATAATGCCATCGTTACCTTCGTGAAATAGACGTCCGTTTGAGAACAGGGGAGCAGGTCCGCGACCATGCCGGGAAGGAACGACAAAGTCAAAGTCACGATACCAGAGCATGCCTAACTGGCCGTTGACCAGTTTATCGTTACTACAGAGTGAATTTCCTGCATCCGCATATTGGTGTGTCCATTCTCCAGCACCAGGAATTGCTCCACGCAGCTCTGTTTTTAACTCTCCCGGTTTACCGTAACAAATGACACCACCATAAGGTCGTTGTAATCGTCTGGCTTCAGTAAGCGAAAGGGACTTCGTTCCTGCCTTAATTGACCGACTGGATACAATCAGATTGGCAACCTTGTTAGGACAGTTTGTTTGATCGAGCGGACGCTGCAATACAACGACTCGTTTTCCATACAATCCTGCTGCCGTCAAATTTTTACGAGCCATTGCAACCAGCTGCGGATCTGACTCAATAGCAACAACACGCATTTTGGTACGGGTTGCTATTTCATAAGCCAGGGCTCCATCGCCACAACCGATGTCAAAACAGTAGCCGTGATCGACTTTTGATTCACTGAGAATTTCTGCAGCCACGTTTGCTATTTTTGAATTTGAGGGGAAGGGCGTTTTGTGTGCAGTTTTCTCTTGCTGACCTGGAGGTATTGAATTGGGAGAGCCAAACGCATAAATCATACCGCGATCTGTGCTGACGACCAGATTTCCAT
This window encodes:
- a CDS encoding GNAT family N-acetyltransferase; its protein translation is MIRTVTPEDTDSLIHLAEEVGLFSPDELEDLRQMLVESLTSAGDQRPLWITDDDNGLVGVAYCEPERMTEGTWNLLLIAVHPSHQKQGRGEKLIHYVEQTLSARAARILLVETSGTPDFEYVREFYRKKGFDEEARIRDFYAEGMDKVIFRKELAVQR
- a CDS encoding outer membrane protein assembly factor BamB family protein — its product is MQYVYHRISLNLVLIAVIVIGVSSSCLSLFAADWPTYRADANRSGYTADELPTELVQHWKHQTEHAPQPAWPRSTRLTYDRANHCVIAKGRVFHGDSVTGKVRALDLKTGQQIWEFYTEGPVRFAPAVWQDQLFVASDDGHLYALQVDNGTLLWKRRGGPGDKMVVGNERVISKWPARGAPVVWGNTVYFASGIWPSDGIFLYALNAKTGEQIWSNKDSGQIYMPQPHGGANANSGISAQGYLAVAGDHLLVPAGRAVPASMDRHTGKFEYFHLQKNRKEGGGDTIVIGDLFLNSGVIFKSADGQAIGKSGGGQIAATKDGLVLANKGTITRYQWIDSENPDRKGKLVQTKSLKKLWSAKAAHTCDSIIIAGNKIVSGSAGFVDLIDLNSGKNLWTTSVEGTAYGLAVSNGNLVVSTDRGMIYAFGSPNSIPPGQQEKTAHKTPFPSNSKIANVAAEILSESKVDHGYCFDIGCGDGALAYEIATRTKMRVVAIESDPQLVAMARKNLTAAGLYGKRVVVLQRPLDQTNCPNKVANLIVSSRSIKAGTKSLSLTEARRLQRPYGGVICYGKPGELKTELRGAIPGAGEWTHQYADAGNSLCSNDKLVNGQLGMLWYRDFDFVVPSRHGRGPAPLFSNGRLFHEGNDGIIAVDAFNGHELWQFKIEGVLKAYDGDELMGASGTGSNYCLGDNFVFVRHEQKCFQVDAATGQLVKTFEVPPPKDASSKEEVKQPWGYIAFHDGAIIGSAADPSHIVAYRYHHTTGDMKKQLTESNRLFAFDVKTGRLKWQHDSKDSFRHNAIAIADDKIYLIDRPLAEFDRTKESKRKPLPKTRNHPTGQLICLSITDGYVLWKNGKDIYGTMLAVSPENNALLMSYQPTSFRLSSEIGGRLSVFDSNTGEKTWEAKANYKSRPLINGKTVYAQGGAWDLLSGKPKPFNFKRSYGCGILASCENMMFFRSATLGYFDFNKNTKIENYGGVRPGCWINAIPAGGLVLVPDASAACSCSYLNKSWFALETVTTN